In one Triplophysa rosa linkage group LG13, Trosa_1v2, whole genome shotgun sequence genomic region, the following are encoded:
- the gpx3 gene encoding glutathione peroxidase 3, with the protein MGNIKNPWSSLLLLVALLHKVSGLSDTQVCDPGVSDTIFNYGAKTVNGTQYIPLSQYAGKHVLIVNVATYUGLTYQYVELNALHKELRDVGFTVLGFPCNQFGQQEPGENNEILSALKHVRPGNGFFPNFQLFERGDVNGNDEQALFTFLKNACPPVGDSFGNPTNRLFWEPLKINDIKWNFEKFLVGPDGKPVMRWFPRVNVSEVRADILKYFSQLVQKAV; encoded by the exons ATGGGGAACATAAAGAACCCCTGGAGCTCCCTTTTGCTTCTGGTGGCTCTTCTACACAAAGTTAGTGGACTATCCGACACCCAG GTTTGTGACCCAGGTGTGAGTGACACCATTTTCAACTATGGGGCAAAAACAGTAAATGGGACGCAATACATCCCATTGTCTCAATATGCTGGGAAGCATGTCCTCATTGTCAATGTGGCAACCTACTGAGGACTTACCTACCAGTATGTGG AACTGAATGCACTACATAAGGAGTTACGGGATGTTGGATTCACCGTCCTCGGGTTTCCCTGCAACCAATTTGGCCAACAGGAGCCTGGAGAAAATAATGAAATTCTTTCTGCATTAAA GCATGTCCGTCCAGGCAATGGATTTTTTCCAAACTTTCAGTTATTTGAGAGGGGTGATGTGAATGGAAACGACGAACAGGcccttttcacatttttaaag AATGCTTGCCCACCTGTAGGAGACAGCTTTGGCAACCCAACCAACAGATTGTTTTGGGAACCTCTCAAGATCAATGACATCAAGTGGAACTTTGAGAAGTTTCTCGTGGGGCCAGATGGCAAACCTGTAATGAGGTGGTTTCCCAGAGTAAATGTATCTGAAGTAAGAGCAGACATCCTGAAATACTTCAGTCAGCTTGTTCAAAAGGCTGTTTAA
- the dctn4 gene encoding dynactin subunit 4 isoform X1, whose protein sequence is MATLLQPDKVLYLVRGEKKIRSPLSQLYFCRYCSELRSLECVSHEVDSHFCPSCLENMPSAEAKLKKNRCANCFDCPCCMHTLSTRATNIPAPLPDDPTKTTMKKAYYLACGFCRWTSRDVGMADKSVASGGWQEPENPHTQRINKLIEYYQQLAQREKLERDRKKLARRRPFMPQAFSQHTIHVVEKYGLGTRLQRQRSGAPISALYGLSLKEGEDQKEINIEPAQALDEVEPLPEDYYTRPINLPEVTTLRQRLLQPDFQPAGASQLHPRHKHLLMKRSLRCRKCEHNLSKPEFNPTSIKFKIQLVAVSYIPEVRIMSIPNLRHMKESQVLLTLTNPVENITHVSLYTCDEADPDDIYSTAKILVPKKELVLAGKDAAAEYDELAEPQDFQDDPDVVAFRKSNKIGFFIKVVPLKEEGDVTVAFKLRHDFRNLAAPIRPAEEGEPTSEAIWLTHHVELSLGPLAT, encoded by the exons ATGGCGACGTTGCTGCAGCCGGACAAAGTGCTTTATCTCGTCCGAGGCGAAAAAAAAATTCGATCGCCGCTCTCTCAGTTGTATTTTTGCCGTTATTGCAGTGAACTGCGATCACTGGAATGCGTGTCACATGAA GTCGATTCCCACTTCTGTCCCAGCTGTTTGGAGAACATGCCATCAGCTGAGGCCAAGCTCAAAAAGAACAG GTGTGCCAACTGCTTTGACTGCCCGTGCTGTATGCACACCCTCTCCACACGAGCCACCAACATCCCAGCACCACTGCCTGATGACCCAACCAAGACCACAATGAAGAAGGCCTATTACTTGGCTTGTGGGTTTTGTCGCTGGACCTCAAGAGATGTAGGCATGGCTGACAAATCTGTTG ccagTGGAGGATGGCAGGAACCTGAGAATCCTCATACTCAAAGG ATCAACAAGTTGATTGAGTATTACCAGCAGCTGGCCCAGAGAGAAAAGCTGGAGAGAGACAGGAAGAAGTTGGCTAGAAGACGCCCTTTCATGCCTCAGGCATTCTCG CAACACACTATTCACGTGGTG GAGAAGTATGGCCTGGGAACCAGGCTACAGAGACAGAGATCTGGAGCTCCAATCAGTGCTCTCTACGGTCTTTC acTTAAAGAGGGAGAGGATCAAAAGGAGATCAATATCGAGCCAGCACAGGCTCTGGATGAAGTCGAGCCCTTACCCGAGGACTATTACACCCGACCTATCAACCTCCCTGAAG TGACGACTCTTCGGCAGAGGCTGTTACAGCCTGATTTTCAGCCGGCAGGAGCATCACAGCTCCATCCCAGACACAAACATCTGCTGATGAAACGCTCTCTGCGCTGCAGG AAATGTGAGCACAATCTGAGTAAACCAGAGTTTAACCCAACCTCGATAAAGTTCAAAATCCAGCTCGTGGCAGT GAGCTACATTCCTGAAGTGAGAATCATGTCCATTCCAAACCTGCGACATATGAAG GAAAGTCAAGTTCTGCTGACCCTGACCAACCCTGTTGAAAACATCACCCATGTGTCTCTGTACACCTGCGATGAGGCCGACCCAGATGATATTTACAGCACTGCCAAG ATTCTGGTGCCTAAAAAGGAGCTGGTCCTGGCAGGGAAAGATGCTGCAGCTGAATATGATGAATTGGCAGAACCTCAGGATTTCCAAGATGACCCAGA TGTGGTGGCCTTTAGGAAGTCCAACAAGATCGGCTTCTTCATCAAAGTGGTTCCGCTGAAGGAGGAGGGCGATGTCACCGTGGCCTTCAAACTCCGGCATGACTTCAGGAACCTCGCTGCTCCGATCAGACCCGCTGAGGAGGGGGAACCCACCAGTGAGGCCATCTGGCTCACGCACCATGTGGAGCTTAGCCTTGGCCCCCTGGCAACTTGA
- the dctn4 gene encoding dynactin subunit 4 isoform X2, with amino-acid sequence MATLLQPDKVLYLVRGEKKIRSPLSQLYFCRYCSELRSLECVSHEVDSHFCPSCLENMPSAEAKLKKNRCANCFDCPCCMHTLSTRATNIPAPLPDDPTKTTMKKAYYLACGFCRWTSRDVGMADKSVASGGWQEPENPHTQRINKLIEYYQQLAQREKLERDRKKLARRRPFMPQAFSEKYGLGTRLQRQRSGAPISALYGLSLKEGEDQKEINIEPAQALDEVEPLPEDYYTRPINLPEVTTLRQRLLQPDFQPAGASQLHPRHKHLLMKRSLRCRKCEHNLSKPEFNPTSIKFKIQLVAVSYIPEVRIMSIPNLRHMKESQVLLTLTNPVENITHVSLYTCDEADPDDIYSTAKILVPKKELVLAGKDAAAEYDELAEPQDFQDDPDVVAFRKSNKIGFFIKVVPLKEEGDVTVAFKLRHDFRNLAAPIRPAEEGEPTSEAIWLTHHVELSLGPLAT; translated from the exons ATGGCGACGTTGCTGCAGCCGGACAAAGTGCTTTATCTCGTCCGAGGCGAAAAAAAAATTCGATCGCCGCTCTCTCAGTTGTATTTTTGCCGTTATTGCAGTGAACTGCGATCACTGGAATGCGTGTCACATGAA GTCGATTCCCACTTCTGTCCCAGCTGTTTGGAGAACATGCCATCAGCTGAGGCCAAGCTCAAAAAGAACAG GTGTGCCAACTGCTTTGACTGCCCGTGCTGTATGCACACCCTCTCCACACGAGCCACCAACATCCCAGCACCACTGCCTGATGACCCAACCAAGACCACAATGAAGAAGGCCTATTACTTGGCTTGTGGGTTTTGTCGCTGGACCTCAAGAGATGTAGGCATGGCTGACAAATCTGTTG ccagTGGAGGATGGCAGGAACCTGAGAATCCTCATACTCAAAGG ATCAACAAGTTGATTGAGTATTACCAGCAGCTGGCCCAGAGAGAAAAGCTGGAGAGAGACAGGAAGAAGTTGGCTAGAAGACGCCCTTTCATGCCTCAGGCATTCTCG GAGAAGTATGGCCTGGGAACCAGGCTACAGAGACAGAGATCTGGAGCTCCAATCAGTGCTCTCTACGGTCTTTC acTTAAAGAGGGAGAGGATCAAAAGGAGATCAATATCGAGCCAGCACAGGCTCTGGATGAAGTCGAGCCCTTACCCGAGGACTATTACACCCGACCTATCAACCTCCCTGAAG TGACGACTCTTCGGCAGAGGCTGTTACAGCCTGATTTTCAGCCGGCAGGAGCATCACAGCTCCATCCCAGACACAAACATCTGCTGATGAAACGCTCTCTGCGCTGCAGG AAATGTGAGCACAATCTGAGTAAACCAGAGTTTAACCCAACCTCGATAAAGTTCAAAATCCAGCTCGTGGCAGT GAGCTACATTCCTGAAGTGAGAATCATGTCCATTCCAAACCTGCGACATATGAAG GAAAGTCAAGTTCTGCTGACCCTGACCAACCCTGTTGAAAACATCACCCATGTGTCTCTGTACACCTGCGATGAGGCCGACCCAGATGATATTTACAGCACTGCCAAG ATTCTGGTGCCTAAAAAGGAGCTGGTCCTGGCAGGGAAAGATGCTGCAGCTGAATATGATGAATTGGCAGAACCTCAGGATTTCCAAGATGACCCAGA TGTGGTGGCCTTTAGGAAGTCCAACAAGATCGGCTTCTTCATCAAAGTGGTTCCGCTGAAGGAGGAGGGCGATGTCACCGTGGCCTTCAAACTCCGGCATGACTTCAGGAACCTCGCTGCTCCGATCAGACCCGCTGAGGAGGGGGAACCCACCAGTGAGGCCATCTGGCTCACGCACCATGTGGAGCTTAGCCTTGGCCCCCTGGCAACTTGA